One Saccharopolyspora erythraea NRRL 2338 genomic region harbors:
- a CDS encoding thioredoxin domain-containing protein has protein sequence MGKAKVRRLNVLAGVLAAAVVFLLGYVLATQNRGDAPPAPEPAPQAQQNPLESLARRDPGDPLAKGRPDAPVVLVNYTDFRCPFCAKFGRDIEPELQRRYVDTGVLRIEWRDFPIFGEESLSAAEAGRAAARQGRFWEFHDAVFAQAPPTGHPPMPRERLVELARQAGVPDIQRFEADMGDPGVYAGIQADAMEGAQLGVSSTPTFVINGQPVFGAQPLEVFTEVIEQARAR, from the coding sequence GTGGGCAAGGCGAAGGTCCGTCGGCTCAACGTGCTGGCGGGTGTGCTGGCCGCGGCGGTGGTGTTCCTGCTCGGGTACGTGCTGGCGACGCAGAACCGCGGCGACGCGCCGCCCGCGCCTGAGCCCGCACCGCAGGCGCAGCAGAACCCGTTGGAGTCGCTGGCCCGGCGCGACCCCGGCGACCCGCTGGCCAAGGGACGTCCGGACGCCCCGGTGGTGCTGGTCAACTACACCGACTTCCGCTGCCCGTTCTGCGCCAAGTTCGGCCGCGACATCGAACCGGAGCTCCAGCGCCGCTACGTCGACACCGGCGTCCTGCGCATCGAGTGGCGCGACTTCCCGATCTTCGGCGAGGAGTCGCTGTCGGCGGCCGAGGCCGGGCGCGCGGCGGCCCGGCAGGGCAGGTTCTGGGAGTTCCACGACGCCGTCTTCGCCCAGGCGCCGCCGACCGGCCACCCGCCGATGCCGCGGGAGCGGCTGGTGGAGCTGGCCCGGCAGGCCGGCGTGCCCGACATCCAGCGGTTCGAGGCCGACATGGGCGATCCCGGGGTCTACGCGGGCATCCAGGCCGACGCCATGGAGGGCGCGCAGCTCGGGGTGTCGAGCACGCCCACCTTCGTGATCAACGGGCAGCCGGTGTTCGGCGCCCAGCCGCTGGAGGTCTTCACCGAGGTCATCGAGCAGGCACGGGCGCGATGA
- a CDS encoding cytochrome c biogenesis CcdA family protein yields MTEIGLVGAFLGGLLSLLSPCSALLLPSFFAYAFNGIGRLVARTSVFYAGLCVTLVPLGAAAGLFGALLTSYRDTVTLAGGLVLVGLGLLQISGRGFGISAAQQLTGRIRVSSNLSVFALGAVYGLAGFCAGPLLGSVLTVSATGGDPLYGAVLLAVFALGMAFPLFVLAVLWDRFDIRNRKWLRGREIGVGRLRVHTANLVSGLVFVAIGVLFVVTDGTANLGGLADVDGQFAVQVWLRRAVAGVTDAQVLLVVAVVALVAVLWRIRHVERKADQDAEREPADRE; encoded by the coding sequence ATGACCGAGATCGGCCTCGTCGGCGCGTTCCTCGGTGGCCTGCTGTCGCTGCTCAGCCCATGCTCGGCGCTGCTGCTGCCCTCCTTCTTCGCCTACGCCTTCAACGGCATCGGCAGGCTGGTCGCCCGCACCTCGGTCTTCTACGCCGGTCTTTGCGTGACGCTGGTGCCGCTGGGCGCGGCGGCAGGGCTCTTCGGCGCGCTGCTTACCTCCTACCGCGACACCGTCACGCTGGCCGGCGGTCTCGTCCTCGTCGGACTCGGACTGCTCCAGATCTCGGGGCGGGGCTTCGGCATCAGCGCGGCGCAGCAGCTCACCGGCCGGATCAGGGTTTCGTCGAACCTGTCGGTCTTCGCGCTCGGCGCCGTATACGGTTTGGCGGGGTTCTGCGCCGGGCCGCTGCTCGGCAGCGTGCTCACGGTGTCGGCGACCGGTGGAGACCCGCTCTACGGCGCCGTGCTGCTCGCGGTCTTCGCGCTGGGCATGGCTTTTCCGCTGTTCGTGCTCGCCGTGCTGTGGGACCGCTTCGACATCCGCAACCGGAAGTGGCTGCGCGGGCGGGAGATCGGCGTCGGCCGCTTGCGGGTGCACACCGCGAACCTGGTGTCCGGCCTGGTGTTCGTCGCCATCGGCGTGCTGTTCGTGGTGACCGACGGGACCGCCAATCTCGGTGGCCTGGCCGATGTGGACGGTCAGTTCGCGGTGCAGGTGTGGCTTCGCCGCGCCGTCGCCGGGGTCACCGACGCCCAGGTCCTGCTCGTGGTGGCGGTGGTCGCGCTCGTGGCCGTCCTCTGGCGCATCCGCCACGTCGAGCGCAAGGCCGACCAGGACGCCGAGCGGGAACCCGCTGACCGGGAATAG
- a CDS encoding superoxide dismutase, with amino-acid sequence MAQYVLPELDYDYAALEPAISGEINELHHSKHHATYVKGANDTLDKIAEARDKGDFGSIVGLETTLAFNLAGHSLHLVWWKILSPDGGDKPTGELAAAIDQDFGSFDKFRAQMEAVSTTIQGNGWGVLAWDPVGRRLITQQLRDHHSNLSIATTPLLVFDIWEHAYYLQYRNVKADYVKQLWNVVNWDEVAKRFEDARAGYNGLRLPAA; translated from the coding sequence ATGGCTCAGTACGTGCTGCCCGAGTTGGATTACGACTACGCGGCGCTGGAGCCCGCGATCTCGGGGGAGATCAACGAGCTGCACCACAGCAAGCACCACGCGACCTACGTCAAGGGCGCCAACGACACGCTCGACAAGATCGCCGAGGCCCGGGACAAGGGCGACTTCGGCTCGATCGTCGGGCTGGAGACCACGCTGGCGTTCAACCTGGCCGGCCACTCGCTGCACCTGGTGTGGTGGAAGATCCTCAGCCCCGACGGCGGGGACAAGCCCACCGGGGAGCTGGCGGCGGCCATCGACCAGGACTTCGGGTCGTTCGACAAGTTCCGCGCCCAGATGGAGGCGGTGTCGACCACGATCCAGGGCAACGGCTGGGGCGTGCTGGCCTGGGACCCGGTCGGTCGGCGGCTGATCACCCAGCAGCTGCGCGACCACCACTCCAACCTGTCGATCGCCACCACGCCGCTGCTGGTGTTCGACATCTGGGAGCACGCCTACTACCTGCAGTACCGCAACGTCAAGGCCGACTACGTCAAGCAGCTGTGGAACGTGGTCAACTGGGACGAGGTGGCCAAGCGGTTCGAGGACGCCCGCGCCGGCTACAACGGGCTGCGCCTGCCCGCGGCGTGA
- a CDS encoding ABC transporter substrate-binding protein — MRRLLVVLATTLLLAGCGTAASTGPAWEGMRVENCGRTQVIAEPPRRVVSLNQHATEILLALGLGDRLVGTAYPDDRTPPASVAADYARVPLLAVEYPSAERILEAEPDLVVGGYSSAFDEGEGRGREALESKGIATLLLSESCATGPTGMPALLADIDMFGSVLGLRERASVLAADIEGRVRAVEQRLAGVPPVDVFVYDSGEQAAFTLGGHGVGNDALTRAGARNVFADVPEGFADVSWEQVASRAPRAIVLVDYLAKPVHDKRAYLEGHPLASGTPAVRADRYSTVPLVELTEGIRFPDAVERLARDLHGA; from the coding sequence ATGCGACGCCTGCTCGTGGTGCTGGCCACCACCCTCCTGCTGGCCGGCTGCGGCACCGCGGCCTCGACGGGACCCGCCTGGGAGGGGATGCGCGTCGAGAACTGCGGGCGGACGCAGGTCATCGCCGAGCCGCCGCGGCGCGTGGTCAGCCTGAACCAGCACGCGACCGAGATCCTGCTGGCGCTCGGCCTCGGGGACCGCCTCGTCGGCACCGCCTACCCGGACGACCGCACGCCCCCGGCGTCGGTGGCCGCCGACTACGCGCGGGTGCCGCTGCTGGCCGTGGAGTACCCGTCGGCCGAGCGCATCCTCGAAGCCGAGCCCGACCTGGTGGTCGGCGGGTACTCCAGCGCGTTCGACGAGGGCGAGGGCCGCGGCCGGGAGGCGCTGGAGAGCAAGGGCATCGCGACGCTGCTGCTGTCGGAGTCGTGCGCCACCGGACCGACCGGGATGCCCGCGCTGCTGGCCGACATCGACATGTTCGGCAGCGTGCTGGGCCTGCGGGAGCGGGCGTCGGTGCTGGCCGCCGACATCGAGGGCCGCGTCCGCGCGGTCGAACAGCGCCTGGCGGGCGTGCCACCGGTCGACGTCTTCGTCTACGACTCCGGCGAGCAGGCGGCCTTCACCCTCGGCGGCCACGGCGTCGGCAACGACGCCCTCACGCGAGCCGGGGCCCGCAACGTCTTCGCCGACGTCCCGGAGGGCTTCGCGGACGTGAGCTGGGAGCAGGTCGCCTCCCGCGCTCCGCGGGCGATCGTGCTGGTGGACTACCTGGCCAAGCCCGTGCACGACAAGCGCGCCTACCTCGAGGGCCATCCGCTGGCCTCGGGCACTCCGGCGGTGCGGGCCGACCGCTACAGCACGGTCCCGCTGGTCGAGCTGACCGAGGGCATCCGCTTCCCGGACGCCGTCGAGCGGCTGGCGCGGGACCTGCACGGCGCATGA
- a CDS encoding FecCD family ABC transporter permease gives MRGAAVHVVLLAALVLAGLVAVSLGSVHLPPGQVWRILAAPLLPVEQDWTQVRASIVWDSRLPRVVTAVVVGAALALAGGIAQIVTSNPMADPYLLGVSQGAGLAVSLVTVLGFGAGAVGMATLPVAAFAGGLLALLFVLAVAGRSGSVTTLVLGGLAVGEVAYALTSLVLHAFATGDQAKQVLFWITGGLGAARWELLPVPAAVLGAGIVAAVAAGRWMNLLHAGDDAAAAMGLHARRFRLLSLVAVSLLAGTAVAVAGGIVFVGLLVPHAAAFLVGAEARRMLSVSAVLGALFLVLADLAARLVVAPSELPVGVLTAIVGGPLFLVMLRRRRRTA, from the coding sequence ATGAGGGGCGCCGCCGTACACGTCGTCCTGCTGGCCGCGCTGGTCCTCGCCGGGCTGGTCGCGGTGTCGCTGGGCTCGGTGCACCTGCCGCCCGGGCAGGTCTGGCGGATCCTCGCCGCCCCGCTGCTGCCGGTGGAGCAGGACTGGACGCAGGTGCGGGCCTCGATCGTCTGGGACTCGCGGCTGCCCCGGGTGGTCACCGCGGTCGTCGTGGGCGCCGCGCTCGCGCTTGCGGGCGGGATCGCCCAGATCGTCACCTCGAACCCGATGGCCGACCCCTACCTGCTCGGCGTCTCGCAGGGCGCGGGGCTGGCCGTCTCGCTGGTGACCGTGCTCGGCTTCGGGGCGGGGGCGGTCGGCATGGCGACGCTGCCGGTCGCGGCGTTCGCCGGCGGCCTGCTCGCGCTGCTGTTCGTGCTGGCCGTGGCGGGACGCTCGGGGTCGGTGACCACGCTCGTCCTCGGCGGGCTCGCCGTCGGGGAGGTCGCCTACGCGCTGACGTCGTTGGTGCTGCACGCCTTCGCCACCGGCGACCAGGCCAAGCAGGTGCTGTTCTGGATCACCGGCGGCCTCGGCGCGGCGCGCTGGGAGCTGCTGCCCGTGCCCGCGGCGGTGCTGGGCGCCGGCATCGTCGCCGCGGTCGCAGCCGGACGGTGGATGAACCTGCTGCACGCCGGAGACGACGCGGCCGCGGCGATGGGCCTGCACGCTCGCCGGTTCCGGCTGCTGTCGCTGGTTGCGGTGTCGCTGCTGGCGGGCACGGCGGTGGCGGTCGCGGGCGGGATCGTGTTCGTCGGCCTGCTGGTGCCGCACGCCGCGGCGTTCCTGGTCGGCGCGGAGGCGCGGCGGATGCTGTCGGTATCGGCGGTGCTCGGCGCGCTGTTCCTGGTGTTGGCCGACCTCGCCGCGCGGCTGGTGGTCGCGCCGTCGGAGCTGCCGGTCGGGGTGCTCACCGCGATCGTCGGCGGACCGCTGTTCCTGGTGATGTTGCGGCGGCGGAGGAGGACGGCGTGA
- a CDS encoding ABC transporter ATP-binding protein, which translates to MIGARGVRVVLDGGAVLSDVDVSVREGEVFGLVGPNGSGKTTFLRTLYRAVRPDAGAVEVAGLPVANTGRRRLARTLAATTQEAEHRAALTVSEVVAQGRVPHLGLLEPMRAEDRRIVGEALVATALSDAAGRDVGTLSGGERQRVAIARALAQRPRVLVLDEPTNHLDLRHQFGVLDLLAALASDGLAVLLTLHDLRHAVEYCHRIAVLDAGRVVATGAPAEVLTAGLLADVFGVRGRAHVVDGRPVLEIHGAVATGPTAP; encoded by the coding sequence GTGATCGGTGCGCGTGGTGTCCGCGTGGTCCTGGACGGCGGGGCCGTGCTGTCCGATGTGGACGTGTCGGTGCGGGAGGGCGAGGTGTTCGGCCTCGTCGGCCCGAACGGCAGCGGCAAGACGACCTTCCTGCGCACGCTCTACCGCGCCGTGCGCCCGGACGCCGGGGCGGTTGAGGTGGCAGGCCTGCCGGTCGCGAACACCGGGCGCAGGCGGCTGGCGCGGACGCTGGCGGCGACCACGCAGGAGGCCGAGCACCGGGCGGCGCTGACCGTCAGCGAGGTGGTGGCGCAGGGCCGCGTGCCGCACCTGGGACTGCTGGAGCCGATGCGAGCCGAGGACCGGCGCATCGTCGGCGAGGCGCTGGTCGCGACGGCGCTGTCCGATGCCGCCGGCCGCGACGTGGGGACGCTCTCCGGTGGAGAGCGGCAGCGGGTCGCGATCGCCCGCGCGCTGGCGCAGCGACCGCGCGTCCTCGTGCTCGACGAGCCCACCAACCACCTCGACCTGCGGCACCAGTTCGGCGTGCTCGACCTGCTCGCCGCGTTGGCATCGGACGGGCTGGCGGTGCTGCTGACCCTGCACGACCTGCGGCACGCGGTCGAGTACTGCCACCGCATCGCCGTGCTGGACGCGGGTCGCGTCGTGGCCACCGGGGCACCGGCCGAGGTGCTCACCGCCGGCCTGCTCGCCGACGTCTTCGGCGTGCGGGGCCGTGCGCATGTGGTCGACGGCCGTCCGGTGCTGGAGATCCACGGCGCGGTCGCGACCGGACCGACCGCGCCGTAG
- a CDS encoding glutamate--cysteine ligase, translated as MGRHVDNRVFRPVDRQRYREKMQRGLDALARMLAEGNFSFPHQQMGLEMELHLVDEHMEPSMSNTIVLEKISDPAFTTELGQNNVEFNVEPRVLAGDGALHLEEELRTALARADGKAHDAGAKLVMIGTLPTVRRAHVEPHWLTKLPRYQLLNEQIFNARGEETLLDMEGVPLADGSSDKLRSYADSIQPESASTSVQLHLQVAPEDFAAHWNAAQCLAGIQLAIGSNSPFLLGKALWHETRIPLFQQATDTRSQELKNQGVRPRVWFGERWITSIFDLFEENVRYFPALLPEPEDEDPVAALDAGRAPVLAELRLHNGTIWRWNRPVYDLVDGVPHLRVENRVLPSGPTVVDVLANAAFFYGAQRALTEQDRPLWTRMSFEAAEENFFAGARNGTDAHLYWPSAGWVAPDELVLRRLLPMAHDGLRACGVSDAARERYLGIIEQRCLKRQTGATWQRDTVVALERRGMDRQEALAAMLRRYIELAENGDPVHTWPIG; from the coding sequence ATGGGAAGGCACGTGGACAACCGGGTGTTCAGGCCGGTGGATCGGCAACGCTATCGGGAAAAGATGCAGCGGGGGCTCGACGCGCTCGCCCGGATGCTCGCCGAGGGCAACTTCTCCTTCCCGCACCAGCAGATGGGGCTGGAGATGGAGCTGCACCTCGTCGACGAGCACATGGAGCCGTCGATGTCCAACACCATCGTCCTGGAGAAGATCAGCGATCCGGCGTTCACCACCGAGCTCGGGCAGAACAACGTCGAGTTCAACGTGGAGCCCCGGGTGCTGGCAGGCGACGGCGCGCTGCACCTGGAGGAGGAGCTGCGCACGGCGCTGGCGCGCGCCGACGGCAAGGCGCACGATGCGGGCGCCAAACTGGTGATGATCGGGACGCTGCCCACCGTGCGCAGGGCGCACGTCGAGCCGCACTGGCTGACCAAGCTGCCGCGCTACCAGCTGCTCAACGAGCAGATCTTCAACGCGCGCGGCGAGGAGACGCTGCTGGACATGGAGGGCGTGCCGCTCGCCGACGGCAGCAGCGACAAGCTGCGCTCCTACGCCGACTCCATCCAGCCGGAGTCGGCATCGACCTCGGTGCAGCTGCACCTGCAGGTCGCGCCCGAGGACTTCGCCGCCCACTGGAACGCCGCCCAGTGCCTGGCGGGCATCCAGCTCGCCATCGGCTCGAACTCGCCGTTCCTGCTCGGCAAGGCGCTGTGGCACGAGACGCGGATCCCGCTTTTCCAGCAGGCCACCGACACCCGCTCGCAGGAGCTGAAGAACCAGGGCGTGCGGCCGAGGGTGTGGTTCGGGGAGCGCTGGATCACCTCGATCTTCGACCTGTTCGAGGAGAACGTGCGCTACTTCCCCGCGCTGCTGCCGGAACCGGAGGACGAGGATCCGGTCGCGGCCCTGGACGCGGGGCGGGCGCCGGTGCTGGCCGAGCTGCGGCTGCACAACGGCACGATCTGGCGGTGGAACCGCCCGGTCTACGACCTCGTGGACGGGGTGCCGCACCTGCGGGTGGAGAACCGGGTGCTGCCGTCGGGGCCGACGGTGGTCGACGTGCTGGCCAACGCGGCGTTCTTCTACGGGGCGCAGCGCGCGCTCACCGAACAAGATCGTCCACTGTGGACGAGGATGTCGTTCGAGGCGGCCGAGGAGAACTTCTTCGCCGGCGCCCGCAACGGCACGGACGCACACCTGTACTGGCCGAGCGCGGGCTGGGTGGCTCCCGACGAGCTGGTGCTGCGCAGGCTGCTGCCGATGGCCCACGACGGCCTGCGCGCGTGCGGTGTCTCCGACGCCGCCCGGGAGCGCTACCTCGGGATCATCGAGCAGCGCTGCCTGAAGCGGCAGACCGGTGCCACCTGGCAGCGGGACACCGTGGTGGCGCTGGAGCGGCGCGGCATGGACCGGCAGGAGGCGCTGGCGGCGATGTTGCGCCGCTACATCGAGCTGGCCGAGAACGGCGACCCGGTCCACACCTGGCCCATCGGGTGA